The following proteins come from a genomic window of Rattus norvegicus strain BN/NHsdMcwi chromosome 8, GRCr8, whole genome shotgun sequence:
- the Hyls1 gene encoding centriolar and ciliogenesis-associated protein HYLS1: protein MAEKRQAYSVEEAMEQLKGPGGQKWSNMDPEERMLAAATAFTHICAGQGEGDSRREVQAGQYDPYSKASITPGKRAALPMHLHFPYTGSHVTSSTVSETSQKCRKPVMKRKVLRRKPDGEVLVTDESIISESESGTESDLDLWDLRHRLMNLQFQEGTASPVDTSQKLNLPCEYQGISQDQLICYLQREEMGPPVYEQDLIVASRPKSFILPRLDQLSRNRGKIDRVARYFEYKRDWDSMRFPGEDNRKELRWSVRGQMLSRPEPQSKPQHLYVPNSYLVPTEKKRSALRWGVRCDLANGVIPKKLPFPLSPS, encoded by the exons ATGGCAGAAAAAAG ACAAGCTTATAGTGTAGAGGAAGCAATGGAGCAACTGAAAGGACCAGGTGGACAAAAATGGTCCAATATGGATCCAGAAGAGCGAATGTTAGCTGCTGCTACGGCATTTACACATATCTGTGCAGGGCAGGGTGAAGGAGATTCAAGGAGAGAAGTGCAGGCTGGCCAGTATGACCCCTACAGTAAAGCCTCAATAACACCAGGAAAAAGAGCTGCTCTTCCTATGCACCTGCACTTCCCATATACAGGAAGCCATGTCACTTCATCAACAGTTTCAGAGACTTCCCAAAAATGCAGAAAGCCAGTAATGAAGAGGAAGGTGCTGCGTAGAAAGCCAGATGGGGAAGTGCTGGTGACAGATGAGTCTATTATCAGTGAGTCTGAGTCTGGTACAGAAAGCGATTTGGATCTCTGGGACTTGAGACACAGGCTGATGAACTTGCAATTCCAAGAAGGCACAGCATCCCCAGTTGACACTTCACAAAAACTTAACCTACCATGTGAATACCAAGGAATTTCACAAGATCAGCTCATTTGCTATCTACAAAGGGAAGAAATGGGCCCTCCTGTTTATGAACAAGACCTGATTGTTGCCAGCAGACCCAAGTCCTTTATTCTCCCCAGACTGGATCAATTAAGCCGCAACCGAGGCAAGATAGACAGAGTAGCCAGATATTTTGAGTACAAAAGGGATTGGGATTCAATGCGGTTTCCTGGTGAAGATAACAGAAAGGAGTTACGCTGGAGTGTCCGAGGGCAAATGCTTTCCCGACCAGAACCTCAGTCCAAGCCTCAACACTTATATGTTCCAAACAGTTATCTAGTACCAACGGAGAAGAAAAGATCTGCCCTTCGTTGGGGTGTCCGTTGTGACCTTGCAAATGGTGTCATACCCAAgaagcttcccttccctctttctccttcttaa
- the Pus3 gene encoding tRNA pseudouridine(38/39) synthase isoform X1 — translation MAETTDRNQIEKLLSRVKELEQEVERLKKEQANNIKDTSVRENSLGCGKAKRAFDFSAHGRRHVALKIAYLGWGYQGFASQENTSNTIEEKLFEALIKTRLVESRQTSNYHRCGRTDKGVSAFGQVISLDLRSQFPRSRDSEDSNLKDGADDIAKEIRYAHILNRVLPADIRVLAWAPAEPSFSARFSCLERTYRYFFPCADLDIATMNYAAQKYVGTHDFRNLCKMDVANGVTNFQRTILSAQVQTVAQSPGEEGRQGPFQLCQFEVIGQAFLYHQVRCMMAILFLIGQGMEKPEIIDELLNIEKNPQKPQYSMAVEFPLVLYDCKFENTKWIYDHEVHEFNVTHLQQLWANHAVKTHMLYSMLQGLDSVMVTCAAGTKTGEATEWRNIRPSVIKHTSAFVEGVRMRTYKPLMARPKCQGLESRIQHFVRRGRIEHPHLLHKEEKKAKRDCADKEENIVLENPTKRVCIIDAEINSIV, via the exons ATGGCTGAAACCACAGACAGAAATCAGATTGAGAAACTTCTAAGCAGAGTAAAGGAACTGGAGCAGGAAGTGGAAAGACTTAAGAAAGAACAAGCCAACAATATAAAAGACACAAGTGTCAGAGAAAATTCTTTAGGCTGTGGAAAAGCTAAGCGTGCTTTTGATTTTAGTGCTCATGGCCGTAGACATGTAGCTCTAAAAATAGCCTATCTAGGCTGGGGATACCAGGGCTTTGCCagtcaggaaaacacaagcaatacCATTGAAGAGAAACTGTTTGAGGCTTTAATAAAGACCCGACTAGTAGAAAGCAGACAGACTTCCAACTATCACCGGTGTGGTCGAACAGACAAAGGAGTTAGCGCCTTTGGACAG GTAATTTCTCTGGACCTGCGTTCTCAGTTTCCAAGGAGCAGGGATTCAGAAGATTCTAATTTAAAAGATGGAGCTGATGATATTGCTAAAGAGATCCGTTATGCTCACATTCTCAATCGGGTGCTTCCTGCAGACATCAGGGTATTGGCCTGGGCCCCTGCAGAACCTAGCTTCAGTGCTAGGTTTAGCTGTCTTGAGCGGACCTACCGCTACTTTTTCCCCTGTGCTGATTTAGATATTGCAACTATGAATTATGCAGCTCAGAAATACGTTGGCACTCATGATTTCAGAAACTTGTGTAAGATGGACGTGGCCAATGGCGTGACTAATTTTCAGAGGACTATCCTGTCTGCACAAGTGCAAACAGTGGCCCAGAGCCCAGGTGAGGAGGGAAGGCAAGGGCCATTCCAGTTATGTCAATTTGAAGTGATTGGCCAGGCATTCCTGTATCATCAAGTTCGGTGTATGATGGCTATCCTCTTCCTGATTGGCCAAGGAATGGAGAAGCCAGAGATTATTGATGAACTGCTGAACATAGAGAAAAATCCCCAGAAACCGCAATATAG CATGGCTGTTGAATTTCCTCTAGTCTTATATGACTGTAAATTTGAAAATACCAAGTGGATTTATGATCACGAGGTTCACGAATTCAATGTTACTCACCTACAACAGCTATGGGCTAATCATGCTGTTAAAACTCACATGCTATATAGTATGCTACAAGGACTAGACTCTGTTATGGTAACATGCGCAGCAGGAACAAAGACTGGTGAAGCAACAGAATGGAGAAACATTCGACCCTCTGTCATAAAGCACACTAGTGCCTTTGTAGAAGGAGTGAGAATGCGCACATATAAGCCCCTCATGGCTCGCCCCAAATGCCAAGGACTGGAATCCCGGATCCAGCATTTTGTACGAAGAGGACGAATTGAGCACCCACATTTACTccataaggaagaaaaaaaagcaaagagggACTGtgctgacaaagaagaaaatattgttttagaGAATCCAACGAAGAGGGTTTGTATAATAGATGCAGAAATTAACAGCATTGTATAA